The following is a genomic window from Bacteroidales bacterium.
CCGTTATTTTGGTTGTTATTGTATCTCCAATTATAGGTATTTTGTAGATACTCAAATTTTTTATTGCTCCAATAAAACCAAGCGGAACCTTTTTTTTATTTGTTACTGCAAAATAGCCAACACCAAGGGCAGCAGTTTGTGCCATATTTTCTGCTAAGCCTGATTCATTAAAAAAGCCATCAGTATTAAATAAGTTGTTAGCATTGGGACAAAATTGAGAAATATAATACTTATCTGTACATTCCAATAGTGCGTCAACCATTATCATAGGTGGTCTTTGCGGAATATACT
Proteins encoded in this region:
- a CDS encoding hydroxymyristoyl-ACP dehydratase, whose translation is MLVSKEDIYKYIPQRPPMIMVDALLECTDKYYISQFCPNANNLFNTDGFFNESGLAENMAQTAALGVGYFAVTNKKKVPLGFIGAIKNLSIYKIPIIGDTITTKITVLHEVLNATIAKAEVFLEKKQIAEGEFKIFINPL